AGAATAGaaataaaacgttttaataatgttttaactCTCCCTGCAGGGCAGTCATGATGACGTGAATCGACTGTTAAAGGTATTGGCCATTCAAAGTTTAGATGGGAGGATTTTTTTACGCGAAACATTTTTTGATCTGTGGAGTGattcactgtaaaaagtaattttccggcagctgtaaaacaccataaaataacagttttgtgattcctatttttttcttgtaaatttgcagtcttttcctgtaattttatgttttttgtcgTATTtcgaaaatacatgaaaaatgggggGAAAAAcggtaaaattctgtaaaattacagtttttacattaTACGGGTACAatctataaaaaataacagtaaaattctgtaaaattacaggtttgttttacagtgtagaaaaaagcaatactgaagcccctcccctaaccacacccctaaacctaacatacTAAAACATACCAATTAGATTGTatgaatttatacaaattagtGTTGAAACCTATGATTGTAAAGTGAAATTTTGATACAATTGTGTTGAAAATTCACAAAATTTGAATTGAGCCAATTAAGAAATGAGTACATTTTGAAGAGTACTGAAAAGTGCTCAAActttacattatattatgtTTACAATTATCTAATTTTCTAATTTGTCTCACAGAAGCGAAGTGTGAGCAGCAGTCAGGTGGGATGTCTTCTTCACACAACAAACATTtgcacataaaaacatacatttataaattttACCTTTTTTAAATAACGTTTTTCAAGTTGAATGGTAAGCATGTCTGACCCTGATCTCAACTGAAATACAGCAGTCTGAGTCAACAAAAGTAGTCATGCTTGCAACATATTTAGTTTTACTCATACTCAAACAACCTTCTGTCCCCATTTATTTACCTCCAAGGTCAATCTGAGTCATGACACAAAGTCTTCTCTTGTGATTTAGATAGAGGTGCAGAGCGTGAAGGTGGACTGCAAGGTGACGTCACGTTTTGCTCACACCGTCATGACCACTAAAGTTCTCAATAAAGCCAACGTCTCGCAGGAATTGTTTTTTGAGGTGGAGCTTCCCAAGACGTCCTTCATTACCAACTTCAGCATGTCGGTCCTTTTCCATATTATGACACATCAATTCAACACACATCACAGTGCTGCATGTTGTAAGACACtgaatgtttgttttacagGGAGATTGATGGGAAAACATATACAGGTGAggtgaaagagaaagagaaggcCAAGCAGCAGTATGAGAAGGCTGTATCATCTGGACGGACTGCTGGACTGGTCAAGTGAGACGAACTCAAAGAGTCTACAGTAAATGGACTTGATGTTCTTTGCTAAGATCTTCATTTTTACttgatgatgtttgtgtttcaggGCTTCGGGTAGAAAGATGGAGAAGTTCTCAGTTAATGTGAATGTGGCAGCAAACAGCAGCGTCATATTTACTCTCACCCATGAGGAGCTTCTTCAGCGTGTGTTTGGCAAATATGAGCTCATGATCAGAGTCAAACCCAAACAGTTGGTCCAGCACTTTGAGgttctttattttgcattaagcaTCCAAATTCAGATCATAAAACAGACTGAAATCGAATAAGTGTCTTTCATCCACAGATTGTGGCAGACATCTATGAACCACAGGGCATTGCGTTTGTAGACGCCTATGGCACATTCATCACGAATGAGCTGCTCCCTCTAGTGGAGAAAACTGTCACTGAGAAAAAGGTGATATGAGACAAGTCTGACTCACTGGACGGCATTATTCAATTGACCACTGATTATTTTAACCTCTTGTGCTTGTCTGTTTAGGCCCATGTGTCATTTTCTCCAACACTGGACCAACAGAGGACTTGCCCTGACTGTGAAGGCACACTTATTGATGGAGATTTCTTTATCAAATATGATGTGAACCGTGCTCATGACATCGGAAACATTCAGGTCAGATATCATTGggatacaaaaaaatgtaaattaaagggGTCCTGtcatacaagaataaataaatacatttacaaattaataatatacacacacacaaaatgattatttgtgttttgttctgtcatctactaacaatatttctcccaaatttcggagaaaaaacatttctatttgcatttatttgcagaaaatgaaaactggaaaaacaggtgaaaataacagaaaagacgcTCAGCATTTTTTCAGATATCAAatcctgcaaagaaaacaagtttatattcatctttaagcaatacaacagtcatatttctacatgtatttaggaaaagtttttttaattatgccaaaatgacagttttcatgtgtcttgtcatgccgtcagtctttcacattgctgttggacgacttggtttgattttgttaaaattcaaccgacactggactggaatggccacagtacatctagaaatgctgatgaaatgaACATTTGTAATGGTCTCTTGTAACAAGAAATACTTTTATCGTTTACAGATTGTGAATGGGTactttgtgcatttttttgcaCCAACCAATCTTCAGCGAGTTCCGAAGATGGTGGTTTTTGTTATAGACAATAGCTTTTCCATGCAAGGGAATAAACTGGCTCAGGTAAGTTGGATTGTTTCTAAACGTCATGTGAAAGCAAAGTACTTGTCATGCTGAACATTTGATTTTTGGACGATAGACTAAGGAGGCAATGTTGACCATTCTGAGTGAACTTCCAGAAGACGACTACTTTGCAATCATTGTGTTTTCAACAAACTTTATTTTGTGGAGGCCACATTTGAGCAAAGCAACACAGGAAAATGTGGAAGATGCCAAGAAATTTGTCAAAACTATTGAAGTTGTTGGGGGTGAGTACTATCAAGATCCAAGACATTATCATTGGGTAAACATTATAAATTTACTTTATAAATGTTAATGTCACTGTAGCACTATAAACCAGTATTTTATGATTGTGTTTCAGGTACAGAAATGCATGATCCTATGATACATGCTGTGAAGATGTTGTATGAAGAACCACGCAATGGTACAACACCACCGAATGCCATTCCAATGATCATTCTGCTGACTGATGGGGAACCAAACcgatgtatgtacagtatatacatgcaTCACCAATATTTCCATCATTGTCCTTAAAGAATAACATAATGTGTAAAGCTGTCTTGGAGCTAAAATCCCTTTAATTATCCAGATGTTTTCCTTTGTTTCTCATATACACAGTTCTTTGTTTTTGATGCATACAGGGAACATTTTAATTCTTAATGTAACTGTCCTAGCTTGTTAATTTATATGAAGTGTGTGAATAATGTTTCACACTCATTCATAGATCCAAGAACTCTGCCTGAGATCCAGGAAAGCATTCGCAATGCCATCAGTGGGAACATCAGTGTGTTCTCTTTGGCCTTTGGCAGGGGTGCAGATTATGGATTTTTGGATGTTCTGAGCAAGCAGAACAATGGAATCGCACGCAGAATTTATGAGGATTCAGACGCTCCACTTCAGCTAAAGGTAGATATGTTTTTCTTGAAAATGTAGATCCCTTCAGCTTTGATGAAGTCTTGAAGTTATGTTGTCATGAGAGCTATTGAGAAAACTGCCGGACGGTTTGCTAATGATTTGTTTTCCAGGGATTTTATGAAGAAGTGGCGAGTCCTCTCCTTTCAGATGTGAATTTTCACTATCCGGACAACACTGTCAACTCACTGACAAAAAGCCACTTTAAACAGCTCTTCAAGGGCTCGGAGATCATGGTCGCTGGTCAACTTAATGACTTGGAACTGAACAACTTTCTAGTTGAAGTAACTGCACAAGGGGTGAGTGAATTAAGCACAGCTTCAAAAGTGACCATTTtgtaaagtatttattttttgtttctgacaTAAAACAGATTTTAGGCAGTATTTTCACTTGGTTATTTTATGTAttctcattttttattgttttatccaATTAACAATAGCAGttacaataattatttaaagtaatatttatACTATATAGCATTTATATTCTCATTAGCAATCCTCCTTGATGGTAATTTGTATCAAGGGACTTATTAAAACTGATCCAGGTTTGCTTGTATTGCAACAGCTGGAGAATAATTTTGAGGCGAAAGGTCAGGCATACTCTGAGGAGTGGAAAACCATATATCCTGATGAAGAGTATATCTTTGGAGATTTCACCGAGCGTCTCTGGGCGTATCTGACCATCCAGGAGCTCTTGGATAAGAAGTCAGTTTGTAAATGCATTCTTTTACACCTCCAGCACACTTAAGAAGGAGAAACAATACTGtccacaatttaaaaaatgactcatgttaggccgtgttcagacctgacttctttttcgaagctgctagcatctgttttacattataataatcctatggagtaaaccgtgttttcaaaaaacgttttaagttgaaaaaagttcaacttttctgaaaaaaacgccctacgtcaagctccttttcacagctaaccaatgacaagcgagttgtgagacctgtcgtttccaaaacaacatgcgaggaaggtgattggtcgagcaggacccttctctaaaaaataaaatgcgttgctttgaacatatttttatatgaattaaagtttatttttcacctttaataactttcgattgcatttctagtgagaaattagtactgtagttttaaaatatggggttggtttttgcaaagaaggtctctgtttataattcaaatggacTTCCGTTACTCTGCCTATATGAATGCTgagctgccttcatgcacaAACACTGCcaggttttctttttactaaaaaaacgctcttgtcaactttttcttgtcaaaaaagacgtCAAGTGTGTTCATGGCCTTAATGAGGCCCAATGAATGAGTAATATTTTCTCACAGAGACCAGGGTTCACCTGAGGAGAAAGGAAATGCCACCGCTGAGGCTTTGGAACTCTCATTGAAGTACAACTTTGTCACACCACTGACATCAATGGTTGTCACCAAACCTGAAAGTGACGACTCGCTCATTGCCGATAAGTTGACTGAAGGTAAGacagaacatgaaaaacaaactgCTCAACATGTGATTCATAATTCATGTTTCACACTCACTCTTTTCTTTGCACTGATTCACAGAGCAACGTGGAAAAGTTCAAAGTTATGGTACGTCTACACTGCCACATGTTGTTCAATGCAACTTTCTTTCATGTCTGACTTTATATCAAACAAAATGCCACACATGAACCCCCATTAGaggttcatttacatttaaattctaAAAGATTCtttcacattcacatttaaagggttagttgatgtttttttttttttgaataaAAACTGTAT
This portion of the Triplophysa rosa linkage group LG20, Trosa_1v2, whole genome shotgun sequence genome encodes:
- the itih3a.1 gene encoding inter-alpha-trypsin inhibitor heavy chain H3a, giving the protein MTTKVLNKANVSQELFFEVELPKTSFITNFSMEIDGKTYTGEVKEKEKAKQQYEKAVSSGRTAGLVKASGRKMEKFSVNVNVAANSSVIFTLTHEELLQRVFGKYELMIRVKPKQLVQHFEIVADIYEPQGIAFVDAYGTFITNELLPLVEKTVTEKKAHVSFSPTLDQQRTCPDCEGTLIDGDFFIKYDVNRAHDIGNIQIVNGYFVHFFAPTNLQRVPKMVVFVIDNSFSMQGNKLAQTKEAMLTILSELPEDDYFAIIVFSTNFILWRPHLSKATQENVEDAKKFVKTIEVVGGTEMHDPMIHAVKMLYEEPRNGTTPPNAIPMIILLTDGEPNRYPRTLPEIQESIRNAISGNISVFSLAFGRGADYGFLDVLSKQNNGIARRIYEDSDAPLQLKGFYEEVASPLLSDVNFHYPDNTVNSLTKSHFKQLFKGSEIMVAGQLNDLELNNFLVEVTAQGLENNFEAKGQAYSEEWKTIYPDEEYIFGDFTERLWAYLTIQELLDKKDQGSPEEKGNATAEALELSLKYNFVTPLTSMVVTKPESDDSLIADKLTEEQRGKVQSYGLAGYNAVPSSYSYTAPTNYVDGDPHFIIELPRHNDALCFNIDDKPGTIFNLVRDPLTGIVVNGQTIGDKKVAPGKKVNTYFGRFGIIHERYGIRLMVSTKEISVSEEGKQAKFFWTDTGTIKGLNMDLQVVKDRSLTVTLRNSVKFQIILHKVWKDHPYHQDYLGFYTLDSHLLSNSVHGLLGQFYHGLEFEVSDPFPGKDQGKQDAVMFVKGHELVVTRGWQRDFREDVKKGEKVPCWFIHNNGTGLLEGVHTDYIVSGLFKIKQE